In the Candidatus Cloacimonadota bacterium genome, one interval contains:
- a CDS encoding cyclic nucleotide-binding domain-containing protein: MDLQFLKKVPLFKNLTKEELKILENYLKQRRFKQGDCIIKENEVSQNLFILHEGKVKITKKMTMIDREEEEKDKTFIVLDSKNYSFFGEIGFLGKVQKRTATAIAKTDCEFYTIDRNDFLKICEKNPAIGYKVLMEIACNLSIYLEKADSDILKLTTALIFALS, encoded by the coding sequence ATGGATCTGCAATTTCTAAAAAAAGTACCGTTATTTAAAAACCTGACCAAAGAAGAATTGAAAATCCTTGAAAACTATCTCAAACAAAGAAGATTTAAACAGGGAGATTGCATCATCAAGGAAAATGAAGTCAGTCAAAACCTTTTCATCTTACATGAAGGAAAAGTAAAAATTACCAAAAAAATGACGATGATCGACAGGGAAGAAGAAGAAAAGGACAAGACTTTTATCGTGCTCGATTCCAAGAATTATAGTTTTTTTGGTGAAATCGGTTTTTTGGGAAAAGTTCAGAAAAGGACAGCAACTGCAATAGCAAAGACTGATTGCGAATTTTATACGATCGACAGAAATGATTTTCTGAAAATTTGTGAAAAAAATCCTGCTATTGGATATAAGGTTTTGATGGAAATTGCCTGCAATCTTTCCATTTACCTTGAAAAAGCCGATTCCGATATTTTGAAATTGACGACTGCTTTGATCTTTGCTTTGAGTTAA
- a CDS encoding potassium channel protein, translating into MKKMLKKIGDFYKKIASDRHTSRIIKYALIIFFVIIAGAVGILLFEYGNEQGNIKNPFDAIWWALVTITTVGYGDMVPITFWGRIIGIIFILMGFIIFSIFTAFIASSFIDQKIKEGRGMSNIKEKQHILICGWNSSVLKILDFLKKVDLREKNPIVLLNELDEGRISTIINHYPQLEIKYICGDYTNQDILIKANAKEAKHIILLCDESKANTIPSDERTIIASHNINFLKIKGKVSLQLKDQKYAQNIRNRDIQNVVIFDELGGTMLATSTLNPVIPEFIQEALNFKDGKGFSQVNIPREFVSKTFLELFSYFKEKKEMILLGIVSVQAEFSIDNILSDDTTEIDQFIKKQFELSKKKLKLEETKSLIKIKPENSYVIQETDQAIVI; encoded by the coding sequence ATGAAAAAAATGTTAAAGAAAATTGGTGATTTCTACAAAAAAATAGCAAGCGATAGGCATACATCCCGGATCATAAAGTATGCTCTGATCATCTTTTTTGTGATCATTGCGGGAGCAGTTGGCATTCTACTTTTTGAATACGGCAATGAACAGGGAAATATCAAGAATCCATTTGATGCGATCTGGTGGGCGCTGGTAACGATCACGACTGTTGGTTATGGAGATATGGTTCCAATCACATTCTGGGGAAGGATCATCGGCATCATTTTTATCCTGATGGGATTTATCATATTTTCCATTTTTACGGCTTTTATTGCCAGCAGTTTCATCGATCAAAAGATCAAGGAAGGTAGAGGAATGAGTAATATCAAAGAAAAACAACATATTCTGATCTGCGGCTGGAACAGTAGTGTTCTGAAAATTCTCGATTTCCTGAAAAAAGTCGATCTCAGGGAAAAAAATCCGATCGTTCTTTTGAATGAACTCGACGAAGGAAGGATTTCCACGATCATTAACCATTATCCTCAACTCGAGATAAAATATATTTGTGGAGATTACACAAATCAGGATATTCTGATCAAAGCGAATGCCAAAGAAGCAAAACATATCATTCTTCTTTGTGATGAAAGTAAGGCAAACACTATTCCTTCCGATGAAAGAACGATCATTGCTTCCCATAATATAAATTTCCTTAAAATAAAAGGAAAGGTCAGTTTACAGCTTAAAGATCAGAAATATGCTCAAAATATCAGGAACAGAGATATCCAGAATGTAGTTATTTTCGATGAACTCGGAGGTACGATGCTGGCAACTTCGACCTTAAATCCTGTTATTCCTGAATTTATTCAGGAAGCTCTCAATTTCAAAGATGGCAAAGGTTTTTCTCAAGTGAATATCCCCCGCGAATTCGTCAGCAAAACTTTCCTGGAATTGTTCTCTTATTTCAAAGAAAAGAAAGAAATGATCCTGCTGGGAATAGTTTCCGTGCAAGCAGAATTCTCTATCGATAATATTCTTTCAGATGACACAACGGAGATCGATCAATTCATCAAAAAACAGTTTGAACTTTCCAAAAAGAAATTGAAACTCGAAGAGACAAAAAGTCTGATTAAAATCAAACCGGAAAATTCTTATGTGATCCAGGAAACAGATCAAGCGATCGTTATTTGA
- a CDS encoding LamG domain-containing protein, which yields MKNLFLFILVLFVTNLLFADLTDGLIGYYPFNGNANDESGNGNDLTVHGATLTYDRLGNENASFNFDGINDYLERFYDPDFTPGNDNWTVSAWVKADSSGRIVSWYRCGADPGCNSTDSALYGLSINNGNNAAWSVRDDIANDITLQSEIQINKWYLITGIFENDNDIITLYIDGSLNTTDYSIMTSLTDGGTNIPFEIGRVYRTGWGEPGEYFFGKIDDIRVYNRALSDDEIQEIYHQGNWMNSPENMTIFIYNNLVELNWDSVIGATSYNVYSSEDPYGTFTLEPTGTGIMETDWSEDISENVKYYQVKAIN from the coding sequence ATGAAAAACCTATTTTTATTCATTTTGGTTTTATTCGTAACTAACTTGTTATTTGCCGATCTAACAGACGGATTGATCGGATATTATCCATTTAATGGAAATGCAAATGATGAAAGCGGAAATGGAAATGATTTAACAGTTCACGGAGCTACTTTAACCTATGACCGGCTTGGAAATGAAAATGCTTCTTTTAATTTTGATGGGATCAATGATTATTTAGAAAGGTTTTATGATCCTGATTTTACTCCCGGAAATGATAATTGGACTGTTTCAGCTTGGGTAAAAGCAGATAGTTCCGGTCGAATAGTTTCCTGGTATAGATGTGGTGCAGATCCGGGTTGCAATAGTACGGATTCTGCTCTTTACGGACTGTCTATTAATAATGGAAATAACGCAGCTTGGAGTGTACGAGACGACATAGCCAATGATATCACCCTACAAAGTGAAATACAAATAAACAAATGGTATTTGATTACTGGAATTTTTGAGAATGACAATGATATTATCACTTTATACATTGATGGCTCGCTAAACACAACAGATTATTCCATTATGACTTCATTAACTGACGGAGGTACCAATATTCCTTTTGAAATCGGAAGAGTCTATAGAACCGGTTGGGGAGAACCGGGTGAGTATTTTTTTGGAAAGATTGATGATATCAGAGTTTATAATCGTGCTTTGTCTGATGATGAGATTCAGGAAATATATCATCAAGGAAATTGGATGAACTCTCCTGAAAATATGACTATTTTTATTTATAATAATCTTGTTGAACTTAACTGGGATTCGGTTATTGGTGCAACTTCCTATAATGTTTACAGTTCTGAAGATCCTTATGGGACATTCACTCTTGAACCAACAGGAACTGGAATCATGGAAACGGATTGGAGCGAAGATATTTCAGAAAATGTGAAGTATTATCAAGTTAAGGCTATCAATTAG
- a CDS encoding DUF2809 domain-containing protein gives MTIKTLISILVIVPLGFLSNIYQGPFSDWLNDSFGGLLYEIFWCLIIFLFFPKTKPFKIALIVFISTCCLEFLQLWHPSFLEVIRKDYIGRIILGNSFNITDFPYYLFGSLSGWFWILKLKE, from the coding sequence ATTACTATTAAAACACTAATTTCAATTTTGGTAATCGTTCCTCTTGGATTTCTCTCGAATATTTATCAAGGTCCTTTTTCAGACTGGCTCAATGATAGTTTTGGGGGATTACTTTACGAGATTTTCTGGTGTCTGATAATTTTCCTATTTTTTCCCAAAACCAAACCCTTTAAAATCGCTTTGATCGTTTTTATCTCAACTTGCTGTTTAGAATTTCTCCAGTTATGGCATCCTTCTTTTCTGGAAGTTATCAGGAAGGATTATATCGGCAGAATAATTTTGGGAAATTCCTTCAATATAACAGATTTTCCTTATTATTTATTTGGCTCATTAAGTGGCTGGTTCTGGATTTTGAAACTCAAAGAATAA